In Piliocolobus tephrosceles isolate RC106 chromosome 6, ASM277652v3, whole genome shotgun sequence, the following are encoded in one genomic region:
- the WDR61 gene encoding WD repeat-containing protein 61 isoform X1, with protein sequence MVFSSNKSKTLLSIPAHDDAIWSVAWGTNKKENSETVVTGSLDDLVKVWKWRDERLDLQWSLEGHQLGVVSVDISHTLPIAASSSLDAHIRLWDLENGKQIKSIDAGPVDAWTLAFSPDSQYLATGTHVGKVNIFGVESGKKEYSLDTRGKFILSIAYSPDGKYLASGAIDGIINIFDIATGKLLHTLEGHAMPIRSLTFSPDSQLLVTASDDGYIKIYDVQHANLAGTLSGHASWVLNVAFCPDDTHFVSSSSDKSVKVWDVGTRTCVHTFFDHQDQVWGVKYNGNGSKIVSVGDDQEIHIYDCPI encoded by the exons ATGGTATTCTCTTCAAACAAGAGCAAG ACTTTACTTTCCATTCCAGCCCATGATGATGCCATTTGGTCAGTTGCTTGGGGGACAAACAAGAAGGAAAACTCTGAGACAGTGGTCACAGGCTCCCTGGATGACCTGGTGAAGGTCTGGAAATG GCGTGATGAGAGGCTGGACCTACAGTGGAGTCTGGAGGGAcatcagctgggagtggtgtcTGTGGACATCAGCCACACCCTGCCCATTGCTGCATCCAGCTCTCTTGATGCTCATATTCGTCTTTGGGACTTGGAAAATGGCAAACAGATAAAGTCCATAGATGCAGGACCTG tGGATGCCTGGACTTTGGCCTTTTCTCCTGATTCCCAGTATCTGGCCACAGGAACTCATGTTGGGAAAGTGAACATTTTTGGTGTGGAAAGTGGGAAAAAGGAGTATTCTTTGGACACGAGAGGAAAATTCATTCTTAGTATTGCATAT AGTCCTGATGGGAAATACCTAGCCAGTGGAGCCATAGATGGAATCATCAATATTTTTGATATTGCAACTGGAAAACTTCTGCATACGCTGGAAG GCCATGCCATGCCCATTCGCTCGTTGACCTTTTCCCCGGATTCCCAGCTCCTTGTCACTGCTTCAGATGATGGCTACATCAAGATCTATGATGT ACAACATGCCAATTTAGCTGGCACGCTGAGCGGCCATGCCTCCTGGGTGTTGAACGTTGCGTTCTGTCCTGATGACACTCACTTTGTTTCCAG ttcgTCTGACAAAAGTGTAAAAGTTTGGGATGTTGGAACGAGGACGTGTGTTCACACCTTCTTTGATCACCAGGATCAG gtCTGGGGAGTAAAATACAATGGAAATGGTTCAAAAATTGTGTCTGTTGGAGATGACCAGGAAATTCACATCTATGATTGTCCAATTTAA
- the WDR61 gene encoding WD repeat-containing protein 61 isoform X2 has protein sequence MTNQYGILFKQEQAHDDAIWSVAWGTNKKENSETVVTGSLDDLVKVWKWRDERLDLQWSLEGHQLGVVSVDISHTLPIAASSSLDAHIRLWDLENGKQIKSIDAGPVDAWTLAFSPDSQYLATGTHVGKVNIFGVESGKKEYSLDTRGKFILSIAYSPDGKYLASGAIDGIINIFDIATGKLLHTLEGHAMPIRSLTFSPDSQLLVTASDDGYIKIYDVQHANLAGTLSGHASWVLNVAFCPDDTHFVSSSSDKSVKVWDVGTRTCVHTFFDHQDQVWGVKYNGNGSKIVSVGDDQEIHIYDCPI, from the exons ATGACCAACCAG tATGGTATTCTCTTCAAACAAGAGCAAG CCCATGATGATGCCATTTGGTCAGTTGCTTGGGGGACAAACAAGAAGGAAAACTCTGAGACAGTGGTCACAGGCTCCCTGGATGACCTGGTGAAGGTCTGGAAATG GCGTGATGAGAGGCTGGACCTACAGTGGAGTCTGGAGGGAcatcagctgggagtggtgtcTGTGGACATCAGCCACACCCTGCCCATTGCTGCATCCAGCTCTCTTGATGCTCATATTCGTCTTTGGGACTTGGAAAATGGCAAACAGATAAAGTCCATAGATGCAGGACCTG tGGATGCCTGGACTTTGGCCTTTTCTCCTGATTCCCAGTATCTGGCCACAGGAACTCATGTTGGGAAAGTGAACATTTTTGGTGTGGAAAGTGGGAAAAAGGAGTATTCTTTGGACACGAGAGGAAAATTCATTCTTAGTATTGCATAT AGTCCTGATGGGAAATACCTAGCCAGTGGAGCCATAGATGGAATCATCAATATTTTTGATATTGCAACTGGAAAACTTCTGCATACGCTGGAAG GCCATGCCATGCCCATTCGCTCGTTGACCTTTTCCCCGGATTCCCAGCTCCTTGTCACTGCTTCAGATGATGGCTACATCAAGATCTATGATGT ACAACATGCCAATTTAGCTGGCACGCTGAGCGGCCATGCCTCCTGGGTGTTGAACGTTGCGTTCTGTCCTGATGACACTCACTTTGTTTCCAG ttcgTCTGACAAAAGTGTAAAAGTTTGGGATGTTGGAACGAGGACGTGTGTTCACACCTTCTTTGATCACCAGGATCAG gtCTGGGGAGTAAAATACAATGGAAATGGTTCAAAAATTGTGTCTGTTGGAGATGACCAGGAAATTCACATCTATGATTGTCCAATTTAA